Within the Salinibacterium sp. TMP30 genome, the region TCGCCGCCGCCTTCGAGAGCGACTCGGTAGCCATGAGCTCATCGATGAACTGCTCACGACGGCCCTCCAGCAGTTCGGCGATGCGGTACAGCACCTGGCCGCGGTTGTAGCCGGTGGCGCCCGACCAACCACCGAAGGCTGCCCGTGCCGCGACAACGGCATCCCGAGCATCCTTGCGGCTCGCTAGAGCAGCGTTTGCGAGGAAGGCGCCCTTCGTGGTTGCCACCTCATACGTGCGGCCGCTCTCGCTGCGCGGGAACTTGCCACCGATGTAGAGCTTGTAGGTCTTAGAAACCGTGAGACGGGTCATTTCTTGCCACCTTTCGTGACGGCGGGTGCGGCCCAGCCAGCGGATTCCAAGTAAGCGGCCAGTCCGTGACGGCCACCCTCGCGGCCGTAGCCACTCTCCTTGTAGCCACCGAACGGCGACGCAGGATCGAAACGGTTGAAAGTGTTGGCCCAGATCACGCCGGCACGCAGCTTGTCAGCCACGGCGAGAATGCGCGAGCCCTTGTCGCTCCAGATGCCCGCTGAGAGCCCGTAGGGTGTGTTGTTGGCCTTGGCGATGGCTTCTGCCGGAGTGCGGAAGGTCAGCACACTCAGCACGGGGCCAAAGACCTCTTCGCGAGCAATACGGCTCGAGGTCGACACGTTCGTGAAGATCGTTGGTGCGAACCAGAATCCGGTCTCGGGCATGTCACATTTAGCGGTCCAGCGCTCGGCACCCTCGGCCTCGCCGATATTACTGAGTTCATGGATGCGATCGAGCTGAGCCTTAGAGTTGATCGCCCCAATGTCGGTGTTCTTGTCGAGCGGGTCACCCATTCGCAGGGTGGAGAGCCGCGCCTTGAGCCGGTCGACGACCTCGTCGTGAATGTTTTCCTGCACCAAAAGACGCGAACCGGCACAGCAGACGTGACCCTGATTGAAGAAAATGCCGTCGACGATTCCCTCAATGGCCTGATCGATAGGTGCATCGTCAAAGACGATATTCGCAGCCTTTCCACCGAGTTCCAGCGTGACTTTCTTGCCTGTTCCGGCAACCGACTTAGCGATCGCACGGCCAACTCCGGTCGAACCGGTGAAGGCAACCTTGTTGACGTCGGGGTGGTTCACGAGCGCCTGCCCTGTGTCGCCTGCGCCAGTGATGATGTTGACGACGCCCTTGGGCAGGTCAGCCTGCTGCAAGATTTCGGCAAAAATCATCGCGCTCAACGGAGTGGTCTCGGCCGGCTTGATCACAACAGTGTTGCCCGCCGCGAGCGCCGGAGCGATCTTCCATGCCAGCATGAGGAGCGGGAAATTCCACGGGATCACCTGAGCGGCAACGCCCAGCGACCGCGGATTCGGACCAAGGCCGGCGTAGTCGAGTTTGTCGGCCCATCCGGCGTAGTAGAAGAACCACGCAGCAACGAGAGGGATGTCGACGTCGCGGCTTTCCTTGATCGGCTTGCCATTGTCGAGGCTCTCTGCCACGGCAAGCTCGCGAGCGCGCTCTTGGACGAGGCGCGCAATGCGGAACAGGTACTTGCCGCGATCTGCACCGGAAAGCTTTGACCAGGTGCGGTCGTATGCCCGGCGTGCGGCAACCACTGCGGTATCCACGTCGGCGCTATTCGCATTAGAGATTGAGGCGATCTTCTTCTCGGTTGCCGGTGAAATCGTGGTGAACGCATCTCCACGCCCGTCAACAAATTCGCCATCGATGAAGAGGCCGTAGTGCTTCTTTAGGTGAAGAATCGAGGTTGATTCGGGAGCGGGCGCGTAGTCGAGAAAACTCGGTGCCTTCACGCTCAGGGCAGTGTCTTTTTCAGTCATGGGGTGCCTTAATCGATCGTGACGTAGTCGGGGCCGGAGTAGTGGCCGGTGGTGAGCTTCTGACGCTGCATGAGAACGTCATTGAGGAGACTGGATGCCCCGAAACGGAACAGGTGCGGCTGCAGCCACTCCTCACCAACTGTTTCGGCAACAGTCACCAGATACTTGATCGCATCCTTCGAGCTGCGAATGCCGCCGGCTGGCTTCACGCCGATCTTCTCGCCGGTGAGTAGGTGCCAGTCGCGCACAACCTCAAGCATCAACAGGGTTACCGGCAGGGTGGCTGCCGGTGACACCTTTCCGGTGGAGGTCTTGATGAAGTCTCCCCCGGCCAGAATTGCCAACCACGATGCTTTGCGCACGTTGTCGTAGGTGTTCAGTTCGCCGGTCTCAAGAATCACCTTGAGGTGGGTGTAGGTGCCGTTTTCGCGGCGGCACGCCTCTTTCACCGCGACGATTTGGTCGAAGACGACACCATACCGGCCGGAAAGGAATGCGCCACGGTCGATGACCATGTCGATTTCGTCAGCGCCGTTGGCGACGGCCTCTTTCGTGTCGGCAATCTTGATGGGCAGTGACGCGCGCCCGCTCGGGAACGCCGTCGCCACAGCGGCAATGTTGATTCCGTTGTCTGAACCGTTCGACCAGGCTGATCCCAACGCATCTGCCGTGTACGGAACCATGTCACCGTAAACGCAGACAGCAGCAACCTGTGGGGTGCTGGCATCCGAGGGGTCGGGCAGCATGGCCTTGGCCGCCAGCGAACGTACCTTGCCAGGAGTGTCAGCGCCTTCAAGGGTGGTGAGGTCAATGAGCCTGATGATGGTGTCGAGAGCCCATGCCTTTGAGGTGGTCTTGATCGAGCGTGTGCCCAACCCTGCGGCACGCTGCTCAAGCCCGACCGCGTCGACGCCCGAGAGGCCCTCAAGGTGAAGCTTGAGAGATTTCTCGGTGAGATCTGCTCCGATGAGATTGACCGCGCGCTCAGCAGGAGCGAGCGCGATGGCCGATTCGATTGTCATGTGGTTTCCTCCAGAAGTGCGTGTGCTGTGGCCTCATCGGTAACGATGACGGAACACAACCCACTCGTAACGACGGCGCGCGCGACGTCATGCTTAGCGTCGCCTGCGACGACAAAAATTGCGTGCCCTGCTGCACGAAGCTCGTCAAGACCGAGCCCGACGGTACGTTCATCCAGAGCAGAATCGACAATCGCGCCATTGCGATCGATATAGCGCCCGACAACATCGCCCACCGCGCCCTTGGCCACAAGAGCGTCAACATCACCCTCGGTCAAATAGCCGCTATCGACGTGAACCGAACTCGCCCCGGCAACACCAGCGCTATACAAATAGGCGGATGCCGAAGCGCCGAGGGCACGAACGCTAGCAACCGTGCGGTCACGCTCAATCGCGCGCTTCGTTTCGACCTGCTCAAGAATTGCGGGGATCGGCAGTAGCGTTGCCTGACCGTGCCCCTTCTGGGCAATCGTTACCGCAGTCTGTGCTGCGGTGCCCTGCTTGCTATTGAGACTCACCCCACCATTGATCTGCACAACCTGCACCCCAACGGTCCAGCCGGGTGCGAGCAGGCGTGCAACCTCATCGAGCGTGCG harbors:
- a CDS encoding aldehyde dehydrogenase family protein, with protein sequence MTEKDTALSVKAPSFLDYAPAPESTSILHLKKHYGLFIDGEFVDGRGDAFTTISPATEKKIASISNANSADVDTAVVAARRAYDRTWSKLSGADRGKYLFRIARLVQERARELAVAESLDNGKPIKESRDVDIPLVAAWFFYYAGWADKLDYAGLGPNPRSLGVAAQVIPWNFPLLMLAWKIAPALAAGNTVVIKPAETTPLSAMIFAEILQQADLPKGVVNIITGAGDTGQALVNHPDVNKVAFTGSTGVGRAIAKSVAGTGKKVTLELGGKAANIVFDDAPIDQAIEGIVDGIFFNQGHVCCAGSRLLVQENIHDEVVDRLKARLSTLRMGDPLDKNTDIGAINSKAQLDRIHELSNIGEAEGAERWTAKCDMPETGFWFAPTIFTNVSTSSRIAREEVFGPVLSVLTFRTPAEAIAKANNTPYGLSAGIWSDKGSRILAVADKLRAGVIWANTFNRFDPASPFGGYKESGYGREGGRHGLAAYLESAGWAAPAVTKGGKK
- the deoC gene encoding deoxyribose-phosphate aldolase: MTIESAIALAPAERAVNLIGADLTEKSLKLHLEGLSGVDAVGLEQRAAGLGTRSIKTTSKAWALDTIIRLIDLTTLEGADTPGKVRSLAAKAMLPDPSDASTPQVAAVCVYGDMVPYTADALGSAWSNGSDNGINIAAVATAFPSGRASLPIKIADTKEAVANGADEIDMVIDRGAFLSGRYGVVFDQIVAVKEACRRENGTYTHLKVILETGELNTYDNVRKASWLAILAGGDFIKTSTGKVSPAATLPVTLLMLEVVRDWHLLTGEKIGVKPAGGIRSSKDAIKYLVTVAETVGEEWLQPHLFRFGASSLLNDVLMQRQKLTTGHYSGPDYVTID
- a CDS encoding sugar-binding transcriptional regulator; its protein translation is MDESTELLAVRVAELYYEENKTQDEVGALLGITRWKVGRLLTRAREVGIVRIEIVHPRARRLDVERQLRDRFGLKDAVVVPLPTESEEINPRVAQAAADYLAAVRPVPRTLGVSWGRTLDEVARLLAPGWTVGVQVVQINGGVSLNSKQGTAAQTAVTIAQKGHGQATLLPIPAILEQVETKRAIERDRTVASVRALGASASAYLYSAGVAGASSVHVDSGYLTEGDVDALVAKGAVGDVVGRYIDRNGAIVDSALDERTVGLGLDELRAAGHAIFVVAGDAKHDVARAVVTSGLCSVIVTDEATAHALLEETT